A single region of the Hypanus sabinus isolate sHypSab1 chromosome 21, sHypSab1.hap1, whole genome shotgun sequence genome encodes:
- the idh3a gene encoding isocitrate dehydrogenase [NAD] subunit alpha, mitochondrial isoform X1 has translation MAAGLWRNTVSRVMGAVKSHQPVARTLSDIRTVTLIPGDGIGPEISEAVVKIFDAAEAPIRWEERTVTAIQTSSGKWIIPPEAKESMDANKIGLKGPLKTPIAAGHPSMNLLLRKTFDLYANVRPCVSIEGFETPYSNVNLVTIRENTEGEYSGIEHVIVEGVVQSIKLITEDASRRIAEFAFEYSRNNKRNMVTAVHKANIMRMSDGLFLRKCREVAENFKDIKFNEMYLDTVCLNMVQDPSQFDVLVMPNLYGDILSDLCAGLIGGLGVTPSGNIGENGVAIFESVHGTAPDIAGLDMANPTALLLSAVMMLRHMELHDYANKIETACFGAIKNGKVLTKDLGGKSKCSEFTSEICRRVRDQD, from the exons ATGGCGGCTGGTTTGTGGAGGAACACG GTTTCCCGTGTAATGGGAGCAGTAAAGAGTCACCAACCAGTCGCCAGGACCTTGTCTGAT ATACGAACTGTAACATTAATCCCAGGTGATGGCATTGGCCCAGAGATATCTGAAGCTGTAGTGAAGATTTTTGATGCTGCTGAG GCTCCCATTCGTTGGGAGGAGAGGACTGTGACGGCCATTCAAACATCAAGTGGAAAATGGATTATTCCTCCAGAAGCTAAAGAATCAATGGATGCAAACAAAATTGGATTGAAAG GACCCTTGAAGACTCCAATTGCAGCCGGGCATCCTTCAATGAATTTGCTACTTCGTAAGACCTTTGACCTTTACGCAAATGTGCGCCCTTGCGTATCAATTGAAGGTTTTGAGACTCCATATAGTAACGTGAATCTTGTTACGATTAGGGAGAACACAGAAGGTGAATATAGTGGCATAGAACATGTG ATTGTCGAAGGGGTGGTCCAGAGTATTAAACTGATCACAGAGGATGCCAGCAGGCGGATTGCAGAGTTTGCTTTTGAATATTCACGGAACAATAAGAGGAATATGGTCACAGCCGTGCATAAGGCCAACATCAT GCGAATGTCAGATGGACTATTCCTGAGGAAATGCAGAGAAGTAGCAGAAAACTTTAAAGATATCAAGTTCAATGAAATGTACTTGGATACAGTCTGTCTTAAT ATGGTGCAGGACCCGTCACAATTTGATGTGCTTGTAATGCCAAATCTCTATGGTGACATCTTAAG TGATCTATGCGCTGGGTTGATTGGTGGTCTGGGAGTTACGCCAAGTGGAAACATTGGAGAAAATGGAGTTGCAATTTTTGAGTCT GTTCATGGTACAGCACCAGATATTGCTGGGTTGGATATGGCAAATCCCACAGCCCTTCTGTTAAGTGCTGTAATGATGTTGAGACATATGGAACTTCATGACTATGCTAACAAAATAGAAACTGCCTGCTTTGGAGCAATTAAGAATGGAAAG GTGCTAACCAAAGATCTTGGTGGCAAATCTAAATGTTCTGAGTTCACCAGTGAAATCTGCCGAAGAGTGAGGGATCAGGATTGA
- the idh3a gene encoding isocitrate dehydrogenase [NAD] subunit alpha, mitochondrial isoform X2: MGAVKSHQPVARTLSDIRTVTLIPGDGIGPEISEAVVKIFDAAEAPIRWEERTVTAIQTSSGKWIIPPEAKESMDANKIGLKGPLKTPIAAGHPSMNLLLRKTFDLYANVRPCVSIEGFETPYSNVNLVTIRENTEGEYSGIEHVIVEGVVQSIKLITEDASRRIAEFAFEYSRNNKRNMVTAVHKANIMRMSDGLFLRKCREVAENFKDIKFNEMYLDTVCLNMVQDPSQFDVLVMPNLYGDILSDLCAGLIGGLGVTPSGNIGENGVAIFESVHGTAPDIAGLDMANPTALLLSAVMMLRHMELHDYANKIETACFGAIKNGKVLTKDLGGKSKCSEFTSEICRRVRDQD; the protein is encoded by the exons ATGGGAGCAGTAAAGAGTCACCAACCAGTCGCCAGGACCTTGTCTGAT ATACGAACTGTAACATTAATCCCAGGTGATGGCATTGGCCCAGAGATATCTGAAGCTGTAGTGAAGATTTTTGATGCTGCTGAG GCTCCCATTCGTTGGGAGGAGAGGACTGTGACGGCCATTCAAACATCAAGTGGAAAATGGATTATTCCTCCAGAAGCTAAAGAATCAATGGATGCAAACAAAATTGGATTGAAAG GACCCTTGAAGACTCCAATTGCAGCCGGGCATCCTTCAATGAATTTGCTACTTCGTAAGACCTTTGACCTTTACGCAAATGTGCGCCCTTGCGTATCAATTGAAGGTTTTGAGACTCCATATAGTAACGTGAATCTTGTTACGATTAGGGAGAACACAGAAGGTGAATATAGTGGCATAGAACATGTG ATTGTCGAAGGGGTGGTCCAGAGTATTAAACTGATCACAGAGGATGCCAGCAGGCGGATTGCAGAGTTTGCTTTTGAATATTCACGGAACAATAAGAGGAATATGGTCACAGCCGTGCATAAGGCCAACATCAT GCGAATGTCAGATGGACTATTCCTGAGGAAATGCAGAGAAGTAGCAGAAAACTTTAAAGATATCAAGTTCAATGAAATGTACTTGGATACAGTCTGTCTTAAT ATGGTGCAGGACCCGTCACAATTTGATGTGCTTGTAATGCCAAATCTCTATGGTGACATCTTAAG TGATCTATGCGCTGGGTTGATTGGTGGTCTGGGAGTTACGCCAAGTGGAAACATTGGAGAAAATGGAGTTGCAATTTTTGAGTCT GTTCATGGTACAGCACCAGATATTGCTGGGTTGGATATGGCAAATCCCACAGCCCTTCTGTTAAGTGCTGTAATGATGTTGAGACATATGGAACTTCATGACTATGCTAACAAAATAGAAACTGCCTGCTTTGGAGCAATTAAGAATGGAAAG GTGCTAACCAAAGATCTTGGTGGCAAATCTAAATGTTCTGAGTTCACCAGTGAAATCTGCCGAAGAGTGAGGGATCAGGATTGA